In a genomic window of Aquila chrysaetos chrysaetos chromosome Z, bAquChr1.4, whole genome shotgun sequence:
- the SLC25A46 gene encoding solute carrier family 25 member 46, which produces MHPRRPDGFDGLGYRGGGREEPGPGARPFGSASELGHWVTSPPDIPGSRNLHWGEKTPPYGAGTPLGGAGLNEEPNLGAGGPGAEQLNRFAGFGIGLASLFTENVLAHPCIVLRRQCQVNYHARNYHLTPFTIVNIMYSINKTQGPRALWKGMGSTFIVQGITLGTEGIISEFTPLPRELSHKWNLKQIGGHLLLKGLTHVIAMPFYSASLVETVQSEIIRDNPGILDCVKEGLGRVVGMGVPHSKRLLPLMVLTFPTALHGVLHYVISSIVQKLVLFVLKRDNSHNLPTESSASVQSMLDAYFPELIASFAASLCADVMLYPLETVLHRLHIQGTRTIIDNTDLGYEVLPINTQYEGMRDCINTIKREEGMPGFYKGFGAVIVQYTLHVAVLQLTKIIYSTLLQNVS; this is translated from the exons ATGCACCCGCGGCGCCCCGATGGCTTCGACGGCCTGGGCTAccgcgggggcggccgggaGGAGCCGGGCCCCGGCGCCCGGCCCTTCGGCAGCGCCTCGGAGCTGGGCCACTGGGTGACCAGCCCGCCCGACATCCCCGGCAGCCGCAACCTGCACTGGGGGGAGAAGACGCCGCCGTACGGGGCGGGGACCCCCCTGGGGGGCGCCGGCCTCAACGAGGAGCCCAACCtcggggcgggcggccccggcgccg agcagttgAACAGATTTGCAGGCTTTGGTATTGGCCTTGCAAG cctatttacagaaaatgtgCTGGCACATCCTTGCATTGTTCTACGTCGTCAGTGTCAG gtTAACTATCATGCTCGGAATTATCATCTCACTCCGTTTACTATTGTCAATATTATGTACAGCATCAATAAGACACAG GGTCCAAGAGCTCTCTGGAAGGGAATGGGCAGCACTTTCATTGTTCAAGGCATAACCCTGGGAACAGAAGGCATCATCAGTGAATTTACACCTTTGCCAAG GGAGCTTTCACATAAATGGAACCTCAAGCAGATCGGTGGACACCTTCTACTCAAAGG TTTAACACATGTAATAGCGATGCCTTTTTATTCTGCGAGCCTGGTTGAAACTGTACAG AGCGAAATAATTCGAGATAATCCTGGCATCCTGGACTGCGTGAAAGAAGGACTCGGCAGAGTTGTAGGCATGGGCGTACCCCATAGCAAGCGTCTCCTTCCTCTGATGGTCTTGACTTTTCCAACTGCTCTACATGGAGTTCTTCACTATGTCATCAGTTCCATTGTCCAgaagcttgttttgtttgttctgaaaaGAGATAATTCCCACAACCTTCCAACTGAGAGCTCTGCTTCTGTGCAAAGCATGCTCGATGCGTATTTTCCAGAACTTATTGCTAGCTTTGCTGCTAGCCTTTGTGCTGATGTCATGCTTTACCCACTGGAGACAGTTTTACACCGCCTTCATATTCAAGGGACACGCACAATAATTGATAATACAGACCTTGGCTATGAAGTGCTTCCGATCAATACTCAGTATGAGGGGATGAGAGACTGCATAAATACTATAAAACGGGAAGAAGGAATGCCAGGTTTTTATAAAGGATTTGGAGCTGTTATAGTACAGTATACCTTGCATGTGGCGGTTTTACAGCTTACCAAAATTATTTACTCAACACTGcttcaaaatgtttcttaa